The Sphingomonas sp. LY54 genome includes a region encoding these proteins:
- a CDS encoding lipopolysaccharide biosynthesis protein — MNTTAPADDDIAALAKGGRTNFFGFLLRLAARLPFLFIAGRIYGPEALGRFAYAVLIVEFAAQLATLGLKRGLAQQLSSTDKPHVCVVADAMLVAFLASAVATILLAIFPQAMFPNSAIHGLEWLLPLIVFAVAGSDVALAALAYRHNVRATVTARAIVEPWTISIAAFLLAFVSSRDGLIIAYVLSMLAALLASLWPLYKSYGLPRGWRPQPGVLWALARRNTPLAMADAIEWGSRRIDIAILGLFFSPAVVGIYYVAQQVASLPQKLKTSFDPILGPVITEKLAEGDRKAVANQVRQVGFWIIAAQAGIALALGIPGEAVMGLVGPQFVGGTGALAFLLAAEAIAATAAVSEAALVYVARHRNLMISLLMIVVQIGLSVALILGMRALDWPIIFQAAGPAIALCLALGLSSILKARLLSRLLEAPVQGWRWPLVWAAAAAALVGYVITILPQSFEWFELVVGIPLILGTFGIVVWKRGFTHEDRILFRMKKPKEVTLPPPPGASPPAR; from the coding sequence TTGAACACGACTGCCCCGGCCGACGACGACATCGCCGCGCTGGCGAAAGGCGGGCGGACCAATTTCTTCGGTTTCCTGCTGAGGCTGGCGGCCCGGCTCCCCTTCCTGTTCATCGCCGGCCGCATCTACGGCCCCGAGGCGCTGGGCCGGTTCGCCTACGCCGTCCTGATCGTTGAGTTCGCGGCGCAGCTCGCCACATTGGGCCTGAAGCGCGGCCTTGCGCAGCAGCTTTCGTCGACCGACAAGCCCCATGTCTGCGTCGTCGCAGACGCGATGCTGGTAGCCTTCCTGGCCTCCGCCGTGGCGACGATCCTGCTCGCCATCTTCCCGCAGGCGATGTTCCCGAACAGCGCGATTCACGGGCTCGAATGGCTGTTGCCGCTGATCGTGTTCGCCGTGGCCGGGTCCGACGTCGCGCTGGCGGCCCTGGCCTATCGCCACAATGTCCGGGCCACCGTGACGGCGCGCGCGATCGTCGAGCCGTGGACGATCAGCATCGCCGCCTTCCTGCTCGCCTTCGTGTCGTCGCGCGACGGCCTGATCATCGCCTACGTGCTGTCGATGCTCGCGGCCCTGCTCGCGTCGCTATGGCCGCTCTACAAGAGCTACGGCCTGCCGCGCGGCTGGCGCCCCCAGCCCGGCGTCCTGTGGGCGCTCGCCCGGCGCAACACCCCGCTCGCCATGGCCGACGCGATCGAATGGGGATCGCGGCGCATCGACATCGCCATCCTCGGCCTGTTCTTCTCTCCGGCCGTGGTCGGCATCTATTATGTCGCGCAGCAGGTCGCCTCGCTGCCGCAGAAATTGAAGACCAGCTTCGACCCGATCCTCGGGCCGGTCATCACCGAGAAGCTCGCCGAGGGCGACCGCAAGGCCGTCGCTAACCAGGTGCGCCAGGTCGGCTTCTGGATCATCGCCGCCCAGGCCGGCATCGCGCTCGCGCTCGGCATTCCCGGCGAGGCGGTGATGGGCCTGGTCGGCCCGCAATTCGTCGGCGGCACCGGCGCGCTCGCCTTCCTGCTCGCCGCCGAAGCCATCGCCGCCACCGCAGCCGTCTCGGAAGCGGCGCTGGTCTATGTCGCCCGCCACCGCAATCTGATGATCTCGCTGCTGATGATCGTGGTCCAGATTGGCTTGTCGGTCGCGTTGATCCTCGGCATGCGCGCGCTCGACTGGCCGATCATTTTCCAGGCCGCGGGTCCTGCGATCGCCTTGTGCCTGGCGCTCGGGCTCTCCTCGATCCTCAAGGCGCGGCTGCTCAGCCGGCTGCTGGAGGCGCCGGTGCAGGGCTGGCGCTGGCCGCTCGTCTGGGCCGCCGCCGCGGCCGCCCTGGTCGGCTACGTCATTACGATCCTGCCGCAGTCGTTCGAATGGTTCGAGCTGGTCGTCGGCATCCCGCTCATCCTCGGCACCTTCGGAATCGTCGTGTGGAAGCGCGGTTTCACCCACGAGGACCGCATCCTTTTCCGGATGAAGAAGCCGAAGGAAGTTACTCTTCCGCCGCCGCCAGGGGCTTCACCGCCGGCCCGTTGA
- a CDS encoding FAD-dependent oxidoreductase — protein MNVGDERSTSCWMESGPAIDAPPLTTDAECDVVVIGSGIAGLSTAYELSRFGRRVIVIDRGRIGWGMTARTTAHLATELDDFYSELIRVRGADEARLYHDSQVAAVNRIEAICRDEGIDADFARVDGYLFPAEAEHRADLEEEYQACQTIGVPVEWADRAPIPGIDTGPALRFPNQGRLHPMKYLAGLASAIAARGGRLHSDTTHVSDEEVDGGVEITTEAGHVIRASAAVFCTNSPTNDKVAIHAKQLPARTYAIAGRVAKGSVPDALAWDTYDAYHYVRIQPLSDTEDLLIVGGEDHRSGEAADMDERLAALEGWTRERYPSFTRAEYRWSGQVLEPIDFMPFSGRNPGNTNIYIHTGDSGQGITNGVAGSLTILPLIIGEDSRYAPVFDPARKSAAPTAAKEFLKGQAGAAKNFAEYLTPGQVASADDLAPGEGAVIREGLSKIATYKAEDGTVVRRSAACTHMGCLVHWNGFEKCWDCPCHGSQFAPDGQVLNGPAVKPLAAAEE, from the coding sequence ATGAACGTCGGCGACGAGCGCAGCACCTCCTGCTGGATGGAATCCGGGCCTGCGATCGACGCGCCGCCGCTCACGACCGACGCCGAATGCGACGTCGTCGTCATCGGATCGGGCATCGCCGGACTGTCGACGGCCTACGAGCTTTCGCGCTTCGGCCGCCGCGTGATCGTCATCGACCGCGGCAGGATCGGCTGGGGCATGACCGCGCGAACCACCGCGCACCTCGCCACCGAGCTCGACGATTTCTATTCCGAGCTGATCCGGGTCCGCGGCGCGGACGAGGCGCGGCTTTACCACGACAGCCAGGTTGCCGCCGTAAACCGCATCGAGGCGATCTGCCGCGACGAGGGCATCGATGCCGATTTCGCGCGGGTCGACGGCTATCTGTTCCCCGCCGAGGCCGAGCATCGCGCCGATCTGGAGGAAGAATATCAGGCCTGCCAGACGATCGGCGTGCCGGTCGAATGGGCCGATCGTGCGCCCATCCCGGGCATCGACACCGGGCCGGCGCTGCGTTTCCCAAATCAGGGCCGCCTGCACCCGATGAAATATCTCGCTGGCCTGGCCAGCGCCATCGCCGCGCGCGGCGGCCGACTCCATTCCGACACGACCCACGTATCCGACGAAGAGGTCGACGGCGGCGTCGAGATCACGACCGAGGCCGGGCATGTGATCCGTGCGTCGGCAGCGGTCTTCTGCACGAACTCGCCGACCAACGACAAGGTCGCGATCCACGCCAAGCAGCTTCCCGCCCGCACCTATGCGATTGCCGGCCGGGTGGCGAAGGGCTCGGTGCCCGACGCACTCGCGTGGGACACCTATGACGCCTATCATTATGTCCGCATCCAGCCGCTGAGCGACACCGAGGACCTGCTCATCGTCGGCGGCGAGGACCATCGCAGCGGCGAGGCCGCCGACATGGACGAGCGGCTTGCCGCGCTGGAAGGGTGGACGCGCGAGCGCTATCCGAGCTTCACCCGCGCCGAATATCGCTGGTCGGGCCAGGTTCTCGAGCCGATCGACTTCATGCCGTTCTCGGGACGCAACCCGGGCAATACCAACATCTACATCCACACCGGCGATTCCGGGCAGGGCATCACCAACGGCGTCGCCGGCAGCCTGACCATCCTGCCGCTGATCATCGGGGAGGACAGCCGCTACGCCCCCGTCTTCGATCCGGCGCGTAAGTCGGCCGCGCCAACTGCTGCGAAGGAGTTCCTGAAGGGCCAGGCCGGCGCCGCGAAGAACTTCGCCGAATATCTGACGCCGGGGCAGGTCGCCTCGGCCGACGATCTCGCGCCGGGCGAAGGCGCCGTCATCCGCGAAGGGCTGAGCAAGATCGCCACCTACAAGGCGGAGGACGGCACCGTTGTCCGCCGCTCGGCCGCCTGCACCCATATGGGCTGCCTCGTCCACTGGAACGGGTTTGAGAAATGCTGGGACTGCCCCTGCCACGGCTCGCAATTCGCGCCGGACGGGCAGGTCCTCAACGGGCCGGCGGTGAAGCCCCTGGCGGCGGCGGAAGAGTAA
- the purH gene encoding bifunctional phosphoribosylaminoimidazolecarboxamide formyltransferase/IMP cyclohydrolase, with amino-acid sequence MSDVKITRALLSVSDKSGLVELGQALARHGVDLVSTGGTAKALRDAGLDVRDISDLTGFPEMMDGRVKTLHPKVHGGLLAVRDNPEHVASMQEHEIGAIDLVVVNLYPFAQTVAKGAGRDEIIENIDIGGPSMVRSAAKNHAHVAIVTDPSDYAELIEALDANGGMTSLNFRKRLAAKAFSATAAYDSMIASWFAFADQQQFFPDMLPAIMNKGEELRYGENPHQKAALYLPAGPHSRGIAQAEQVQGKELSYNNYNDADAALELAAEFRDAGPACVIVKHANPCGVASAPTLLKAYEEAFACDTVSAFGGIIAVNQPLTGEVAEAMTQIFTEVIIAPDADAEARAVFARKKNLRLLLTGALPDPARTGFMLKSIAGGYLVQTRDNGRVTREALKVVTKRAPTEQELADALFAWTVAKHVKSNAIVYAKDGATAGVGAGQMNRLESARIAAWKAKDAAEKAGWAQPRTIGSAVASDAFFPFADGLLAAVEAGATAVIQPGGSIRDEEVIAAADEAGLAMVFTGMRHFRH; translated from the coding sequence ATGTCCGACGTGAAAATCACCCGTGCGCTCCTGTCCGTTTCTGACAAGAGCGGCCTCGTTGAACTGGGCCAGGCCCTGGCGCGCCACGGCGTCGACTTGGTCTCGACCGGCGGGACGGCCAAGGCGCTGCGCGATGCGGGCCTGGACGTTCGCGACATTTCGGACCTGACCGGCTTCCCGGAAATGATGGATGGACGGGTGAAGACCCTGCACCCGAAGGTCCATGGCGGCCTGCTCGCCGTCCGCGACAATCCCGAGCATGTCGCCTCGATGCAGGAGCATGAAATTGGCGCGATCGATCTGGTCGTGGTCAACCTTTACCCATTCGCCCAGACCGTCGCCAAGGGCGCGGGCCGCGACGAGATCATCGAGAATATCGATATCGGCGGCCCTTCGATGGTCCGTTCGGCCGCCAAGAACCACGCCCACGTCGCGATCGTCACCGACCCGTCCGATTATGCCGAACTGATCGAGGCGCTCGACGCGAATGGCGGCATGACGTCACTCAATTTCCGCAAGCGGCTGGCGGCCAAGGCCTTTTCCGCTACCGCGGCATACGATTCGATGATCGCCTCCTGGTTTGCCTTCGCCGATCAGCAGCAATTCTTCCCGGACATGCTGCCGGCGATCATGAACAAGGGCGAGGAGCTGCGCTACGGCGAGAACCCGCACCAGAAGGCGGCGCTCTACCTTCCCGCCGGCCCGCACAGCCGTGGCATCGCCCAGGCAGAGCAGGTCCAGGGCAAGGAGCTCAGCTACAACAATTACAACGACGCCGATGCGGCGCTCGAGCTGGCGGCTGAGTTCCGCGACGCCGGCCCGGCATGCGTCATCGTCAAGCACGCCAATCCCTGCGGCGTCGCCTCCGCGCCGACCTTGCTCAAGGCCTATGAGGAAGCGTTCGCCTGCGACACCGTCTCGGCGTTCGGCGGCATCATCGCCGTCAACCAGCCGCTGACCGGAGAGGTCGCCGAGGCGATGACCCAGATCTTCACCGAGGTGATCATCGCGCCCGACGCCGACGCCGAGGCCCGCGCCGTCTTCGCCAGAAAGAAGAATCTGCGCCTGCTGCTGACCGGGGCGCTGCCCGATCCGGCCCGCACCGGCTTCATGCTGAAATCGATCGCCGGCGGCTACCTCGTCCAGACCCGCGACAACGGCCGGGTGACGCGCGAGGCGCTGAAGGTCGTCACCAAGCGCGCGCCGACCGAACAGGAGCTGGCCGACGCCCTGTTCGCCTGGACGGTGGCCAAGCACGTCAAGTCGAACGCAATCGTCTATGCCAAGGACGGGGCCACCGCCGGCGTCGGTGCCGGCCAGATGAACCGCCTCGAATCCGCGCGCATCGCCGCGTGGAAGGCCAAGGATGCGGCCGAGAAGGCCGGCTGGGCCCAGCCGCGCACGATCGGCTCGGCGGTCGCCTCGGACGCCTTCTTCCCGTTCGCCGACGGGCTGCTCGCGGCGGTCGAGGCCGGCGCCACCGCGGTGATCCAGCCGGGCGGCTCGATTCGCGACGAGGAAGTGATCGCCGCCGCCGACGAAGCCGGGCTGGCGATGGTGTTCACCGGCATGCGCCACTTCCGCCACTAA
- a CDS encoding heparinase II/III family protein — protein sequence MTLLERIDATGTEDEIEQGKRLIRVGDDRGLSLSERVAYRLHRLAWRTPFHTLRLRGRFPLKLLAVPKDPIAGDKAAGTAILQGQILHRGRSVPIDKLDFADPTIPQDFADYLQSFAWLRDLAAAATREKACQIAERLVRKWLDSHADTISERAWRADLWGRRILFWTAYAPYVLSSRDLVYRSAVLNALARGARHLDRSADKAPAGLQRVTAWAGVITAAVVVQGGPARLGAGEAGLIRALATALHEDGGLVSRSPTDQLRLVEILSQLRTVYNAARRDMPEEIADALSGSVAALLSVTLGDDALSSWQGGNMVSARRVLAAIEGSGVSTRALRQARGWGYHRLEARKSIAIFDAAPPPPSRTIAGGCASTLAFEFSDGPDRLIVNCGGARPPALPDALIQGLRTTAAHTTVTLGDRNSTAVHDDGSLGKGVSQVELSRDETGGTTMVEASHDGYVRRFGLLHQRQLLLSADGRELKGEDCLMPGGRRRRAEPIPFAVRFHLAPAVEVTSTADGQGALLRIRGHTTWQFRCRGGQLTIEDSLWIDGDAKPHPSLQLVVSGETPADGMTISWVLKRAG from the coding sequence ATGACCCTGTTGGAGCGGATCGACGCCACCGGCACTGAAGACGAGATCGAACAGGGCAAGCGGCTGATCCGTGTCGGGGACGACCGCGGCCTGTCCCTCTCCGAACGTGTCGCCTACCGCCTCCACCGCCTCGCCTGGCGCACTCCGTTCCACACCCTCCGGCTTCGCGGCCGCTTCCCGCTGAAGCTGCTCGCCGTTCCCAAGGACCCGATCGCCGGCGACAAGGCTGCCGGCACGGCCATTCTCCAGGGCCAGATCCTCCACCGCGGCCGCTCGGTCCCGATCGACAAGCTCGACTTCGCCGACCCCACGATCCCGCAGGATTTCGCCGATTATCTGCAGAGCTTCGCCTGGCTGCGCGACCTCGCCGCCGCCGCCACCCGCGAAAAGGCCTGCCAGATCGCCGAAAGACTCGTCCGCAAATGGCTCGACAGCCATGCCGATACCATCTCGGAACGGGCGTGGCGGGCGGACCTCTGGGGGCGCCGCATCCTGTTCTGGACCGCTTATGCGCCTTACGTCCTGTCGAGCCGCGACCTCGTCTACCGCTCGGCGGTCCTGAACGCGCTCGCGCGCGGCGCCCGCCACCTCGACCGCAGCGCCGACAAGGCGCCGGCCGGACTGCAGCGCGTCACCGCCTGGGCAGGAGTCATCACCGCCGCGGTGGTCGTGCAGGGCGGCCCCGCGCGGCTCGGCGCCGGCGAAGCAGGGCTGATCCGGGCCTTGGCGACGGCATTGCACGAGGATGGCGGCCTGGTCAGCCGGTCCCCGACCGACCAATTGCGCCTGGTCGAAATCCTTTCGCAGCTGCGCACCGTCTACAATGCCGCCCGGCGCGACATGCCCGAAGAGATTGCCGACGCGCTCTCGGGCAGCGTCGCCGCCTTGCTGTCGGTCACGCTCGGCGACGACGCGCTGTCGAGCTGGCAGGGCGGCAACATGGTCTCGGCCCGACGCGTGCTGGCGGCGATCGAGGGTTCCGGCGTCAGCACCCGTGCGCTGCGCCAGGCGCGCGGCTGGGGCTATCATCGCCTCGAGGCGCGCAAGAGCATCGCGATCTTCGACGCGGCGCCGCCTCCTCCGAGCCGCACGATCGCGGGCGGCTGCGCCTCCACCCTCGCGTTCGAGTTCAGCGACGGACCGGACCGGCTGATCGTCAATTGCGGCGGCGCCCGCCCGCCAGCTCTCCCCGACGCGTTGATCCAGGGCTTGCGCACGACCGCGGCGCATACGACGGTCACGCTCGGCGATCGCAATTCCACCGCGGTTCATGACGATGGCAGCCTCGGCAAGGGCGTCAGCCAGGTCGAGCTCTCGCGCGACGAGACTGGCGGCACGACGATGGTCGAGGCCAGCCACGACGGCTATGTTCGCCGTTTCGGCCTCCTCCACCAGCGTCAGCTCCTCCTCTCTGCCGACGGCCGTGAATTGAAGGGCGAGGATTGCCTGATGCCGGGCGGCCGGCGCCGCCGCGCCGAACCCATCCCCTTCGCGGTGCGCTTCCATCTCGCGCCGGCGGTGGAAGTGACCAGCACCGCCGACGGGCAGGGCGCTTTGCTCCGGATCCGCGGCCACACGACCTGGCAGTTCCGCTGCCGCGGCGGCCAGCTGACAATCGAGGACAGCCTCTGGATCGACGGCGACGCCAAGCCGCATCCCAGCCTGCAACTGGTGGTTTCGGGCGAAACGCCCGCCGACGGGATGACGATCAGCTGGGTCCTGAAACGGGCCGGTTAG
- the rpe gene encoding ribulose-phosphate 3-epimerase: MQQPVRISPSILSADFARLGEEVRAIDEAGADWIHVDVMDGHFVPNITIGPGVVKALRPHTAKPFDVHLMISPVDSFLDAFAEAGADMITVHPEAGPHLHRTIQRIKSLGKKAGVSLNPATPAKMLDYVLEEIDLVLVMSVNPGFGGQSFIESQLRKIEAIRKQIDKLGKPIDLEVDGGVDQNNCRRIIEAGADALVAGTATFRGGPEKYAENIRGLRGP, encoded by the coding sequence GTGCAACAGCCTGTTCGTATCTCCCCCTCGATCCTCTCCGCCGATTTCGCCCGGCTGGGCGAGGAGGTCCGCGCCATCGACGAAGCCGGCGCCGACTGGATCCATGTCGACGTGATGGACGGCCATTTCGTCCCCAACATCACGATCGGACCCGGCGTCGTGAAGGCGCTGCGGCCCCACACGGCCAAGCCCTTCGACGTCCATCTGATGATCTCGCCGGTCGACAGCTTCCTCGATGCCTTCGCGGAAGCCGGCGCCGACATGATCACGGTGCACCCGGAGGCCGGTCCGCATCTCCACCGGACGATCCAGCGCATCAAGTCGCTCGGCAAGAAAGCGGGCGTGTCGCTCAACCCGGCGACCCCGGCCAAGATGCTCGATTACGTGCTCGAGGAGATCGACCTTGTCCTGGTGATGAGCGTCAATCCCGGTTTCGGCGGGCAGAGCTTCATCGAGAGCCAGCTGCGCAAGATCGAGGCGATCCGCAAGCAGATCGACAAATTGGGCAAGCCGATCGACCTCGAGGTCGACGGCGGTGTCGACCAGAATAATTGCCGCCGGATCATCGAGGCGGGGGCCGACGCTTTGGTCGCCGGCACCGCCACCTTCCGCGGCGGCCCGGAGAAATATGCGGAGAATATCAGGGGGCTTAGGGGACCATGA
- a CDS encoding RsmB/NOP family class I SAM-dependent RNA methyltransferase, which translates to MNNNEPIGTASRRAALRLLDAVLRKGLPLEAALDSSARDLDRADDRGFAHAIVAETLRRLADLDALIDSATRKPLPDDAKARFALRIALVQALALDTPAHAAISTVLPLVDGGPRKLVHGVFGTLIRNGAMLPEIPTLPPQVQQRWEEAWGSAVARAAAVAMAVPPPLDLIFASDAPPEGMEGVSLMPRHLRLERGAAVAGLTGFGEGDWWVQDISASIPARLLGQGEGRRALDLCAAPGGKTMQLAAAGFDVTAIDASESRLARLRENLERTGFKADIRAADVMKWSPPQQVDAILLDAPCSATGIFRRHPDVLHRVRPRAIAELAEGQKAMLTRAAGWLKPDGTLVYSVCSLEPEEGEKVVEAFLAARRDFRIDPIDPSEVPAEMRPNNGLLRILPGTFAEHGGADGFFMARFRRS; encoded by the coding sequence CTGAATAATAACGAACCGATCGGCACCGCTTCGCGCCGTGCCGCCCTTCGCTTGCTCGATGCGGTGCTCCGCAAGGGGCTCCCGCTCGAAGCGGCGCTCGACAGCTCTGCGCGCGACCTCGACCGCGCCGACGACCGCGGCTTCGCGCATGCGATCGTTGCCGAGACGCTGCGCCGCCTCGCCGATCTCGACGCGCTGATCGACAGCGCGACCCGCAAGCCTTTGCCCGATGACGCCAAGGCGCGCTTCGCGCTCCGCATCGCGTTGGTCCAGGCGCTCGCGCTGGATACGCCGGCGCATGCGGCCATCTCGACGGTTCTGCCGCTGGTCGACGGCGGGCCGCGGAAGCTCGTCCACGGCGTGTTCGGCACCCTGATCCGCAACGGCGCCATGCTTCCCGAGATCCCCACCCTGCCGCCGCAAGTGCAGCAAAGATGGGAGGAAGCCTGGGGCAGCGCGGTCGCGCGCGCCGCAGCCGTGGCCATGGCCGTACCGCCGCCGCTCGATTTGATCTTCGCGTCGGACGCACCGCCCGAGGGCATGGAAGGCGTAAGCCTGATGCCGCGCCACCTCCGCCTGGAGCGCGGCGCCGCCGTCGCCGGCCTGACCGGCTTCGGCGAAGGCGACTGGTGGGTGCAGGATATTTCCGCCTCCATTCCGGCGCGATTGCTGGGGCAGGGCGAGGGCCGCAGGGCGCTCGATCTCTGCGCCGCGCCGGGCGGCAAGACGATGCAGCTTGCTGCGGCCGGCTTCGACGTGACCGCGATCGACGCTTCGGAAAGTCGTCTGGCGCGACTTCGCGAGAATCTGGAGCGGACCGGCTTCAAGGCCGACATCCGCGCCGCCGACGTCATGAAGTGGAGCCCGCCGCAGCAGGTCGATGCGATCCTGCTCGACGCTCCCTGCTCGGCAACCGGCATCTTCCGCCGCCATCCCGACGTGCTGCATCGCGTCCGTCCGCGCGCGATTGCCGAGCTGGCCGAAGGCCAGAAGGCGATGCTGACCCGCGCGGCCGGCTGGCTGAAGCCGGACGGGACACTCGTCTATTCGGTCTGCTCGCTGGAGCCCGAGGAGGGCGAGAAGGTGGTCGAGGCGTTCCTCGCCGCCCGTCGCGACTTCAGGATCGATCCGATCGACCCGTCGGAAGTCCCCGCCGAGATGCGGCCCAATAACGGCCTGCTCCGCATCCTGCCGGGCACTTTTGCGGAGCACGGCGGGGCCGACGGCTTCTTCATGGCGCGTTTCCGGCGGAGCTGA
- the htpX gene encoding zinc metalloprotease HtpX — MNSLKTLMLLAAMTALFMGLGYTLGGEGGALLALVIAAGMNLFTFWNADKIVLKMHNAREVDGRTAPELVGIVQQLAARANLPMPKVYLVESPHPNAFATGRNPENAAVAATTGLLAMLDRDEIAGVMAHELAHVRNRDTLIMTMTATIAGAISFLANFGLFFRSGDDNRGNALAMIAAVIIAPFAAMIVQMAISRTREYKADRTGSEISGNPRALASALAKLAAGAARVPNPVSLRNPAAASLYIVPSGTGRDSMFSTHPDTGNRIAALEDLAGEMGLHSPPPLAHSRGSAPHTSVPKTRRASSALDPLGRRR; from the coding sequence ATGAACTCGTTGAAGACTTTGATGCTGCTGGCGGCGATGACCGCCTTGTTCATGGGCCTGGGCTATACGCTCGGCGGCGAGGGCGGCGCCCTGCTCGCGCTCGTGATCGCGGCCGGCATGAACCTGTTCACCTTCTGGAACGCCGACAAGATCGTGCTCAAAATGCACAATGCGCGCGAGGTCGACGGCCGCACCGCGCCCGAGCTGGTCGGGATCGTCCAGCAGCTCGCGGCACGCGCGAACCTGCCGATGCCGAAAGTCTATCTGGTCGAATCGCCGCATCCCAATGCCTTCGCCACCGGCCGCAACCCGGAGAATGCCGCCGTCGCCGCGACCACCGGCCTGCTCGCCATGCTCGACCGCGACGAGATTGCCGGCGTGATGGCGCACGAGCTGGCGCATGTGAGGAATCGCGACACGCTGATCATGACGATGACGGCGACGATCGCCGGCGCGATCTCCTTCCTCGCCAATTTCGGCCTGTTCTTCCGCTCCGGCGACGACAATCGCGGCAATGCGCTGGCGATGATCGCGGCGGTGATCATCGCCCCGTTCGCGGCGATGATCGTGCAGATGGCGATCAGCCGCACCCGCGAATATAAAGCGGACCGGACCGGCTCGGAAATCTCCGGCAATCCGCGCGCGCTCGCTTCGGCGCTTGCGAAGCTGGCCGCGGGCGCGGCGCGGGTTCCCAACCCGGTGTCGCTGCGCAATCCCGCCGCCGCTTCGCTCTACATCGTCCCGTCGGGCACCGGGCGCGACAGCATGTTCTCGACCCATCCCGACACCGGCAACCGCATCGCCGCGCTGGAGGATCTCGCCGGCGAGATGGGCCTCCATTCTCCGCCGCCTCTCGCACACAGCCGGGGCAGCGCGCCGCACACCTCCGTCCCCAAAACCCGCCGCGCCTCGAGCGCGCTTGATCCGTTAGGCCGCAGACGCTGA
- a CDS encoding DUF1674 domain-containing protein: MPGQRPAFVKPPAHLSKSPPVPVPQAVEPAGAEEHGGPNGEEPTRYGDWENKGICWDF; encoded by the coding sequence ATGCCAGGACAGCGCCCCGCTTTCGTCAAGCCGCCCGCTCATCTCTCGAAAAGCCCGCCCGTGCCGGTGCCCCAAGCCGTCGAACCGGCCGGCGCCGAAGAGCATGGCGGCCCCAATGGCGAGGAGCCGACCCGCTACGGCGACTGGGAGAATAAGGGCATCTGCTGGGACTTCTAA
- a CDS encoding NAD(P)H-dependent glycerol-3-phosphate dehydrogenase, with the protein MIGRVGVIGGGAWGTALAQVAANGGEETLLWVREPEVVESVNARHENAMFLAGIPLSPSIRATSELADLAQCDALLVVTPAQHMRSVLRGLVAPGTPLILCAKGMEESTTKLMHDVAHEEQPDSPIAVLSGPTFAHEVAAGLPAAVTLAVEDQIVGEQLRARLARPWFRPYLSDDVVGAEIGGAVKNVLAIACGVVEGRGLGLNARAALISRGFAEMTRFGLARGARAETLAGLSGLGDLVLTCSSTSSRNFSLGKGLGEGRSAEELLADRRTVAEGAFTAPVLNRAAKAMGVDMPIVEGVCALLGGNASIDEVVEELLSRPLRSEGV; encoded by the coding sequence ATGATCGGACGAGTAGGCGTGATCGGCGGCGGCGCCTGGGGCACGGCGCTGGCGCAGGTCGCGGCGAACGGGGGCGAAGAAACCCTATTGTGGGTGCGCGAACCCGAGGTCGTGGAGAGCGTCAACGCCCGCCACGAAAATGCGATGTTCCTCGCCGGAATTCCGCTCAGCCCGTCGATCCGGGCGACCTCCGAATTGGCCGATCTCGCACAGTGCGACGCATTGCTGGTGGTCACGCCGGCCCAGCATATGCGGTCGGTGCTGCGCGGGCTGGTCGCGCCCGGCACGCCGCTCATCCTCTGCGCCAAGGGCATGGAGGAATCGACCACCAAGCTGATGCACGACGTGGCCCATGAGGAGCAGCCGGATTCGCCAATCGCGGTGCTGTCCGGGCCGACCTTCGCGCACGAGGTTGCCGCGGGCCTGCCGGCGGCGGTGACGCTCGCGGTCGAGGACCAGATCGTGGGCGAGCAGCTCCGCGCGCGCCTGGCCAGGCCCTGGTTCCGGCCCTATTTGTCCGACGACGTGGTCGGGGCCGAGATCGGCGGCGCGGTCAAGAATGTGCTCGCCATCGCCTGCGGCGTGGTCGAGGGGCGCGGCCTCGGCCTCAATGCGCGCGCGGCCTTGATCTCGCGCGGCTTTGCCGAGATGACCCGCTTCGGCCTGGCCCGCGGCGCCCGCGCCGAGACTCTGGCCGGCCTGTCGGGCCTCGGGGACCTGGTGCTCACCTGCTCCTCGACGAGCTCGCGCAATTTCAGCCTCGGCAAGGGGCTCGGCGAGGGACGCAGCGCGGAGGAATTGCTCGCCGACCGCCGCACCGTGGCCGAGGGCGCGTTCACCGCGCCGGTGCTGAACCGCGCCGCCAAGGCGATGGGCGTCGACATGCCGATCGTGGAGGGCGTGTGCGCCTTGCTCGGCGGCAATGCGTCGATCGACGAGGTGGTGGAGGAATTGCTCTCCCGCCCGCTTCGCTCCGAGGGCGTGTGA